One Ovis aries strain OAR_USU_Benz2616 breed Rambouillet chromosome 24, ARS-UI_Ramb_v3.0, whole genome shotgun sequence genomic window, GCCTTCCCAAAGGGGCTCGAGGGATTGGCCCCCCAAATCCCAGTGTTTTTATGAGGATCTTGGTTCCTGGCTCAAATAGAGCcttgcttgactcagaggctgggtcaggagtcatctcccggagttttgttaatgcctgttgaaaagctgagagctgaattATATAACTAGTTAATTCCAAGACTTCAGGGTCTATAACAATGTctgatatttaagaagcctactgtctgtcatccaaatattaaccttagaatttaagattccattcacatcatgagaagtcagtacagtaagatttcgtccattaattatttttaaagcttcaggtgctAATAAAGCCGCTGCCCCAATTACTCTTAGGCAGTGGGGCCACCAATCTGAAATTATATCCAATTTTCTGCTTAGATAAGCAATAGGTTACTGGTGAGTCTCTGGAGATTAtgtcaaaactcccaaggccatacccttttctttcagtgacaaaaaaattaaattctgaccctgtgggcaagctcgGAGTGGGAGCTTGCAGGAGAGCAGTCTGAAGAACCGtaaaagccttttgagtatctggagaccaaaccagtttgtCGGTTCAGGCCTGCTAAGTTTCagctataagtttatatataaaggccggcaagttccccataacccGGAATCCAAACGTGACAGTAGCCTGTGATCCCCcaaaatcctctcaattgtcgaaaagtcataggtaggggatgatttcagttcagttcagttcagtcactcagtcgtgtccgactctttgcgacctcatgaatcgcagcacgccaggcctcccttcccatcaccaactcccggagttcactcagactcacgtccatcgaggcagtgacgccatccagccatctcatcctctgtcgtccccttctcctcctgcccccaatccctcccagcatcagtcttttccaatgagtcaactcttcgcatgacgtgtccaaagtactggagtttcagcttcagcatcatcccctccaaagaaatcccagggcgagtctccttcagaatggactgcttggatctccttgcagtctaagggactctcaagagtattgttttgaaagtgaagtcactcagtcatgtccgattctttgcgaccccgtgaactgtagcctaccaggctcctccgtccttgggattctccaggcaagaatagtggagtgggttgccatttccttctccaggggaatttcccgacccagggatcaaacccaggtctcccgcattgcaggcagagctttaacctctgagccaccggggaagcctaggggatgatttagtataggtttaattctctcggggcctatggccctagtcccttatgatatgattaggcccagatatctaacagattgttgacaaagctgagccttttctcttgatgccttgtaactgcagcctgccagaaagtttaagaaatcttctgaggCTCGTGAacaagctttctctgtcccagcACAGCagaatatcatctacatattgtaacaccacTGCTTCGGAGCTATTAAAAGTTTTGTAAATCCCATGACAAACTGTGTCCAAATAAGTGAGGATTGTCACGAAAGccctggggcaaaactgtccagggtaactgagaagctggctgctTAGAgtcttcaaaggcaaatagaaattgactttcctTTTCCTCCGTCAAAGGCACTGAATAGAAGGCATCTTtcaaatcaattactgagaaatatttggctccttcaggaatttcagacaatagagtataaggattaggcCCCACGGGGTGTAAAGGAACTACGgcctcatttattatttgtaaatcttgaactagtctccacttaccatttgatttctttcttccggtgggtgcttcatgaagaggcaacagcttgtgtggctgttagtctctctggctgctctgcacaCATGACCCCAGGGATAGATTGGAGAaacctgctttctttctctctttgtctcctgtcctccatctcatCTAGCAAAGTAGGAGGACTGGAGGGAGCTAAAGGAGTCATACCCAAATCtatacccttaggacataagtctggcTTATtcgcagagagaaaaagggcaacacataggctacttctacccatttcccttgttttctacagaaccggtctaattgtaaaacagtattacaCTTAAGAGAACCTCCAATGGATACCCtggccatgcagtatcacataggaagaccACGTGTGTCTTCTTtttaagccctggggatcaaaactatcccagtttttcaggatacagttcaaaggatgaggctggaattgttagctcccatcttGTCCTGAAGAACCCTGgacgagcccccaagatgaaaggttgttgctgaatcatgcaaagatgccaggattcttggcctctggaggagaattcAATCCATTCAACCCGGGGCCAGAGACAGGCTTGATCAcccagagcttttgtgtaataaagttttattaaagtataaaggagatagagaaagcttctgacatagacgtCAGAAtcgggtagaaagagtacccccttgctagtgttagcaatggagttaatatactctccaatgaatccaaagaatgtctggaggttgtaaagacctcaccagacctactcccataatttacattttaaggtaacagaattagtcagaaggtttaatccagagactgtcctcaggcaggatacattattgttatataatccttgtaaagaccAGACCTGCTCctctaatttacattttaagataacagaattagccacaaagtttaatccagagactgtcctcaggcaggatacagtATTGTTCTATAATCTTAAGGaatgtggagggaaaaaaagtgtgtcctttcttcctcattgagaattccagacccctctctccttggggacccctagacttcctgcctaggaaatgactctctcccTGGGACGGCAGGTACTGAGGGGAGGTCTCACGTTGTTACAGGGGTTGGTGACAGTCCAGGATGTGGCCGTGTCTCTAACCTGGGAGGAGTGGGAGCGTCTGGGCCCAGCACAGAAGCACTTCTTCAGGGAGAGTACACCGAAGGATCATGGGAACGCAATCTCACCAAGTAAGTGCTGGGCCTCTGCCTGTCTCCAGCTGGGTGTGACTGGTGGAAGGCTGCTTAAGCTTGCTTAAGGCTTCTAGTTCTTCACTATTACACAGAGTATTATGCCAATCGTTGTTGTCTGTTTCTCCCTGTGTCCTTATGAAGTGGGGTTAGGGGAAGAGAGATGGGTTGGTGGGTGTAGGCAcaagtaaaaaggaaagaaacaggattTGTACAGGTAAGCACATTTGACgggttaattaaaataatttaacttcAGGAGTGGTTTCATAGAGAACATGAAAAGGGCTTTGGGGGCGTTGTTTCTCTGCTAGCACTTTCTTAATCACTCCTGCCAGGGTATGAAATGTCAGCAACTCGTATTTTCATATTTCAGGTtcagaaaccagaattgagaacAAAGAGTTGGTTCCAAAGCAAGAAATTCTAGAAGAAGTAGAGTCTCAAGGGCAGTTACGAGGATTTCAGGAGAGGGCTCCCCTATCATCTGAGTGTGGTGATGCCCAGCAGGACAGGAGAGAGAAGCCCTTGGGAGACCCCTCATCGCTGAAACGTGAAAATTCTCCTGAAGATCAGGGAGTCACCCACATCTCAGATCTCAGGAATGATCCCAGCAAAGAAGGAGACGTCAAAAACAAAGAATTCAGGACCAGTGCCGAGGGTTCAGACTTTGTTCCTGGTCCGTATGTCCCAACAGCAGGGAGACCCATCACTGGGGATCAATATGGGAACAACTGCCAACACGGGTTAGACATGGTGAAACCTCATGAATCTCTCAACAGTGAGGACAATCGCCATCATTTGGGCCTATTTGAGACTCAGAAGTGGTTCCATGAAGAAAGACCTTACACATGTGACACCTGTGAGAAGAGCTTCAAACAGCGTTCCGACCTCCTTAAACACCATCGAATCCACACTGGAGAGAGGCCCTACACGTGTCCCAAGTGTGGGGACAGCTTCCGACAGAGCTCAAATCTCAGCCGGCATCAGAGAACCCACCTGGGGGAGAAGCACTACACGTGTACGGAGTGCGGGGAGACCTGCCGCACCTCCAGTCGTTTTAGACACCAGAGGACACACAAGGGGGAGCGACCCTACACGTGTGAGGAGTGTGACAAGAGCTTCAAACGCTGCTCCGACCTCTCCAAACACCAGCGGATCCACACCGGGGAGAAGCCCTACGGGTGTCCTGTGTGCGGGAGGTGCTTCAGTCAGAGGGCGACCCTCGTTAAACACCAGCGGACACACACGGGAGAGAAGCCCTACACGTGTCCCAAGTGTGGGGACAGCTTCCGACAGAGCTCACACCTCAGCCGGCATCAGAGAACCCACCTGGGGGAGAAGCACTACACGTGTACGGAGTGCGGGGAGACCTGCCGCACCTCCAGTCGTTTTAGACACCAGAGGACACACAAGGGGGAGCGACCCTACACGTGTGAGGAGTGCAACAAGAGCTTCAAACGCTGCTCCGACCTCTCCAAACACCAGCGGATCCACACCGGGGAGAAGCCCTACGGGTGTCCTGTGTGCGGGAAGCACTTCAGTCAGAGCGCGACCCTCGTTAAACACCGGAgaactcacactggagagaaaccttacagaTGTCTCGACTGTGGGGGCAGCTTCAGACAGAGATCACACCTTGTCCGACACCAAAGAGTCCATAGAAATAAAGTCCCATCATTTTGACCTGCTTCTGCATGAGTCGTTTTAtacccttctctctttccctccttctctttctctctttccagaAACTATATTCTTTGAATATTTCAGTAATCATGGATTGTATTGCCTCTTGCCATCACACCCAAGATAGACTGAGTTCAACTAGGCTCGGGATGCCCTTTGAGAGCCTGTTGCCCTAAAGGAGGAGGGTCTGAGTCGGGAGCACCCCCCTATCCCCAAAACATATATTCAGCAAGAGCAAAGGTGACCCATCAGAGGTCTGCCCTTGTCACTCTTCAGGGACCTCCACTTTTGGaccaaaccatttttttttcttttgaactttttcttttgtattggggtatagctgattaacgatgttgtgatagtttcagaggaatagtgaagggactcggccatgtgtatacatgtacccattctcccccgaACTCCCGTCCAGGCCGCCACATACCATTGAACAGAGACAGCTCCATGTGCtaccataggtccttgttggttattcatttaaaatatagcagcaTGTATGTTGcaagaagggggaccccttccagggcccgaaactgggctcttatctaatacttggaaatgaactgtccaaggagacacgtgctgacaaagcaagagattttattgggaaagggcaccaggGTGGaaagcagtagggtaagggaacccaagagaactgctctgccgtgtggctctcgcagtctcgggttttatggtgatgggattagtttttGGGtggtctttagccaatcattctaattcagcgtctttcctggtggcgcatgcatcgctcagccaagatggatgctagtgagagggattctgaGAAGCGGgcggacacgtggtgtctccttttgacctttcccaaactcttccagttggtgctggcttattagttctgtattccttatcaggatctcctgtcataaaacaactcatgcaaatggttactatggtacctggccagggtgggtggtttcaatcagtatGCTTCCCCTAACAtatacatgaccttcccaaactccctaactatccctctctgccagtaaccataagtttgtttcatgtctgtgagtctgttttataagttcaaaatatttttttaatgaaggtgagtccttttttttttttgtactgatGTTTTCCATgggatttatttacttatttagaaatgtggtatctcagtgccctgaccagggatcgaacctgcaccccctgcattggaaggtgaagacttaactgctggaccaccagggaagtccctacttatatacttttgaattgtgatatTCCACCAAAAACCATGGACAATTTTATTGTGAAGTATTGCCAACATACAGGCAAGC contains:
- the ZNF394 gene encoding zinc finger protein 394; translation: MSWSWTASQSCVAPPALGDGLWIVKVEEDSPGIGESDRPGDCLDPETFRCHFRQFRYQEVAGPEEALSRLRELCCRWLRPEVHSKEQILELLVLEQFLTILPQELQAWVRKHCPQSGEEAAAVVQSLQRQPAGTSRQGLVTVQDVAVSLTWEEWERLGPAQKHFFRESTPKDHGNAISPSSETRIENKELVPKQEILEEVESQGQLRGFQERAPLSSECGDAQQDRREKPLGDPSSLKRENSPEDQGVTHISDLRNDPSKEGDVKNKEFRTSAEGSDFVPGPYVPTAGRPITGDQYGNNCQHGLDMVKPHESLNSEDNRHHLGLFETQKWFHEERPYTCDTCEKSFKQRSDLLKHHRIHTGERPYTCPKCGDSFRQSSNLSRHQRTHLGEKHYTCTECGETCRTSSRFRHQRTHKGERPYTCEECDKSFKRCSDLSKHQRIHTGEKPYGCPVCGRCFSQRATLVKHQRTHTGEKPYTCPKCGDSFRQSSHLSRHQRTHLGEKHYTCTECGETCRTSSRFRHQRTHKGERPYTCEECNKSFKRCSDLSKHQRIHTGEKPYGCPVCGKHFSQSATLVKHRRTHTGEKPYRCLDCGGSFRQRSHLVRHQRVHRNKVPSF